The following proteins are encoded in a genomic region of Methylibium petroleiphilum PM1:
- a CDS encoding YqiA/YcfP family alpha/beta fold hydrolase, producing the protein MKPPSHLLYLHGFRSSPGSAKAQRVAAEVTRLQDAGHSLVWCCPQLPPSPAAAKALIDSLTHDWPSDRMAAIGSSLGGFYATVLAEQRGCRAVVLNPAVDPADTLAGQIGEQTGWHDPALRFEFTAAHVEELRVMRPPRLRDPARYLAVIAKGDEVLDWRDMTARYAGARIKLLEGGDHALSDFDDHLPDLLGFLDLG; encoded by the coding sequence ATGAAGCCGCCGTCGCATCTGCTCTACCTGCATGGCTTCCGCTCCTCGCCCGGTTCGGCCAAGGCGCAGCGCGTGGCGGCCGAGGTCACCCGGCTGCAGGACGCGGGCCACTCCCTGGTGTGGTGCTGTCCCCAACTCCCGCCGTCGCCGGCCGCGGCAAAGGCGCTGATCGATTCGCTGACCCATGACTGGCCGTCCGATCGCATGGCGGCGATCGGCAGTTCCCTGGGCGGCTTCTATGCCACCGTGCTGGCCGAGCAGCGCGGTTGCCGCGCGGTCGTGCTCAATCCGGCCGTCGACCCGGCCGACACGCTGGCCGGCCAGATCGGCGAGCAGACCGGCTGGCACGACCCGGCCCTGCGCTTCGAGTTCACCGCGGCCCACGTCGAGGAGCTGCGGGTGATGCGGCCGCCGCGCCTGCGCGATCCGGCGCGCTACCTCGCCGTCATCGCGAAGGGCGACGAGGTGCTCGACTGGCGCGACATGACGGCCCGCTACGCCGGCGCCCGCATCAAGCTGCTGGAGGGCGGCGACCACGCGCTGAGCGACTTCGACGACCACCTCCCGGATCTGTTGGGCTTTCTCGACCTGGGCTGA
- the mpl gene encoding UDP-N-acetylmuramate:L-alanyl-gamma-D-glutamyl-meso-diaminopimelate ligase, translating to MHIHILGICGTFMGGLAALAREAGHRVTGCDANVYPPMSDQLRALGIELIEGWDVQQLALKPDLYVIGNVVSRGNALMEAILDAGLPYTSGPQWLAEHVLQGRHVLAVAGTHGKTTTTSMLAWILENNERRPGFLVGGVPQNFEVSARLGEGQPFVIEADEYDTAFFDKRSKFVHYRPRTAVLNNLEFDHADIFADLAAIETQFHHLLRTVPASGRVIVNAREESLARVLERGCWSDVQRFGVRGDVPGFRARGEPHSFDVLKSGVQVGRVEWALLGEHNQLNALAAIAAAEHVGVAPADAARALAGFANVKRRLELRGEVRGIKVYDDFAHHPTAMRTTIDGLRRRIGEQRILAVFEPRSNTMKLGAMKAQLPWALEEADLAFCHSGGLGWNAGEALAPLGDRAVVGDSIDALVQRVVQAARSGDHVLCMSNGSFGGIHDKLLAALAR from the coding sequence ATGCACATTCACATCCTCGGCATCTGCGGCACCTTCATGGGCGGCCTGGCCGCACTGGCTCGCGAGGCCGGGCACCGGGTCACCGGCTGCGATGCCAACGTCTACCCGCCGATGAGCGACCAGCTCCGCGCGCTGGGCATCGAGCTGATCGAGGGCTGGGACGTGCAGCAGCTCGCGCTGAAGCCCGACCTGTACGTGATCGGCAACGTGGTCTCGCGCGGCAACGCGCTGATGGAGGCGATCCTCGACGCCGGCCTGCCCTACACCAGCGGACCGCAATGGCTGGCCGAGCACGTGCTGCAGGGGCGACATGTGCTGGCGGTCGCCGGCACGCACGGCAAGACCACCACAACCTCGATGCTGGCCTGGATCCTGGAGAACAACGAGCGCCGGCCCGGCTTCCTGGTCGGCGGCGTGCCGCAGAACTTCGAGGTCAGCGCACGGCTGGGCGAGGGCCAGCCCTTCGTGATCGAAGCCGACGAATACGACACCGCGTTCTTCGACAAGCGCAGCAAGTTCGTGCACTATCGGCCGCGCACCGCGGTCCTGAACAACCTGGAGTTCGACCACGCCGACATCTTCGCGGACCTGGCGGCCATCGAGACCCAGTTCCACCACCTGCTGCGCACGGTGCCGGCCAGTGGACGCGTGATCGTCAACGCGCGCGAGGAAAGCCTGGCGCGCGTGCTCGAGCGCGGCTGCTGGAGCGACGTCCAGCGCTTCGGCGTGCGCGGCGACGTGCCCGGCTTCCGGGCCCGCGGCGAGCCGCACAGCTTCGACGTGCTGAAGTCCGGCGTGCAGGTCGGCCGCGTGGAGTGGGCGCTGCTGGGTGAGCACAACCAGCTCAATGCGCTCGCCGCCATCGCGGCGGCAGAACATGTCGGCGTCGCGCCGGCCGACGCAGCCCGCGCGCTGGCCGGCTTCGCGAACGTGAAGCGCCGGCTCGAGCTGCGCGGCGAGGTCCGCGGCATCAAGGTCTACGACGATTTCGCTCACCACCCGACGGCCATGCGCACCACCATCGACGGCTTGCGGCGCCGGATCGGCGAGCAGCGCATCTTGGCCGTGTTCGAGCCGCGGTCCAACACCATGAAGCTCGGCGCGATGAAGGCCCAGCTGCCGTGGGCGCTGGAGGAGGCCGACCTGGCCTTCTGCCACAGCGGCGGCCTGGGCTGGAACGCCGGCGAGGCGCTGGCGCCACTGGGCGACCGCGCGGTCGTCGGCGACTCGATCGACGCGCTGGTCCAGCGCGTGGTCCAGGCGGCGCGCAGCGGCGATCACGTGCTGTGCATGAGCAACGGCAGCTTTGGCGGCATCCACGACAAGCTGCTCGCCGCGCTCGCGCGATGA
- a CDS encoding ribonuclease catalytic domain-containing protein, protein MSDTYALFEEAGKFLAGRVMSEAESSLQVELDSGKRVKVKSANALLRFAKPAPAELLAQAHSLSGEIDLDLIWEVAPDEEFGFDDIAREYFNAQPDAPQRAATLLRLFDAPHYFHRRGKGRFRKAPEDILKQALVAIERKAQQAAQIESWAVKLAGGHCPAPISEQLYRILFKPDKNGPEYKAVVEAAKRSHKAPLDLLKDAGAITSPYQFHWKRFLFEFFPKGTAFPPLQAPPIKNDLPLAAVQAFSIDDSSTTEIDDALSVQGLGSDTIVFGVHIAAPGLAIQPGSAVDQVARTRWSTVYMPGHKLTMLPDEVVQSYTLLEGRDCPAVSVYFSLDAASLTVKAVETKLEQVHIAANLRHDQLDAVVTEASLAGEAPAGYAFAPELAFAFRLARHLKAQRELVRGKPENFNRPDYNFRLDGGDAGEPDGSETVVITERKRGSPLDLIVAEAMILANSHWGGWIAECGVPGIYRSQASMAPGIKVRMGTKPAPHAGMGVKQYTWATSPLRRYVDLVNQWQIIACARHGRTAALAAPFKPKDAELFSVISGFDAAYTAYNQFQNGLERYWTMRHLEQAGLTELEAAVMKDGLVRADTLPLVFRALGCESLPRGARVRVRITGADLLTLELHASLVARLDDPATPADDAPVDAEEADEAAEAAAPLALAIDLQDGDNAADPAPSGAA, encoded by the coding sequence ATGTCCGATACCTACGCCCTGTTCGAAGAAGCCGGCAAGTTCCTCGCCGGCCGTGTGATGTCCGAGGCCGAGAGCTCGCTGCAGGTGGAGCTCGATTCCGGCAAGCGCGTCAAGGTCAAGAGCGCCAACGCGCTGCTGCGTTTTGCGAAACCTGCGCCAGCCGAGCTGCTGGCGCAGGCGCACAGCCTGTCGGGCGAGATCGACCTCGACCTGATCTGGGAGGTCGCGCCGGACGAGGAGTTCGGCTTCGACGACATTGCTCGCGAGTACTTCAATGCCCAGCCCGACGCACCGCAGCGCGCGGCCACGCTGTTGCGGTTGTTCGATGCGCCGCACTACTTCCACCGGCGCGGCAAGGGACGCTTCCGCAAGGCGCCGGAAGACATCCTGAAGCAGGCCCTGGTGGCGATCGAGCGCAAGGCGCAGCAGGCCGCGCAGATCGAGTCCTGGGCGGTCAAGCTGGCCGGCGGCCACTGCCCGGCGCCGATCTCCGAGCAGCTCTACCGCATCCTGTTCAAGCCCGACAAGAACGGCCCCGAGTACAAGGCCGTGGTCGAGGCCGCGAAGCGTTCGCACAAGGCGCCGCTCGACCTGCTGAAGGACGCCGGCGCGATCACGAGCCCCTACCAGTTCCACTGGAAGCGCTTCCTGTTCGAGTTCTTCCCCAAGGGCACGGCCTTCCCGCCGCTGCAGGCGCCGCCGATCAAGAACGATCTGCCGCTGGCCGCGGTGCAGGCTTTCTCGATCGACGATTCGAGCACCACCGAGATCGACGATGCGCTGTCGGTGCAGGGGCTGGGCAGCGACACCATCGTGTTCGGCGTGCACATCGCCGCGCCGGGCCTGGCCATCCAGCCGGGTTCGGCCGTCGACCAGGTGGCACGCACGCGCTGGTCCACCGTCTACATGCCGGGCCACAAGCTGACCATGCTGCCCGATGAGGTGGTGCAGAGCTACACGCTGCTCGAAGGGCGCGACTGCCCGGCGGTGTCGGTGTACTTCAGTCTCGACGCGGCGTCGCTGACCGTGAAGGCGGTGGAAACGAAGCTCGAACAGGTGCACATTGCCGCGAACCTGCGCCACGACCAGCTCGACGCGGTGGTCACCGAAGCCTCGCTGGCCGGCGAGGCGCCGGCCGGCTACGCCTTCGCGCCCGAGCTCGCGTTCGCTTTCCGCCTGGCCCGGCATCTGAAGGCGCAGCGCGAGCTGGTGCGCGGCAAGCCCGAGAACTTCAACCGGCCGGACTACAACTTCAGGCTCGACGGAGGAGACGCCGGCGAGCCCGACGGCAGCGAGACGGTCGTCATCACCGAACGCAAACGCGGTTCGCCGCTGGACCTGATCGTCGCCGAGGCGATGATCCTCGCCAACAGCCACTGGGGCGGCTGGATCGCCGAATGTGGCGTGCCCGGCATCTACCGCAGCCAGGCCAGCATGGCGCCGGGCATCAAGGTGCGCATGGGCACCAAGCCGGCGCCGCATGCCGGCATGGGCGTCAAGCAGTACACCTGGGCCACTTCCCCGTTGCGGCGCTACGTGGACCTGGTCAACCAGTGGCAGATCATTGCCTGCGCGCGGCACGGCCGCACCGCGGCGCTGGCCGCACCGTTCAAGCCCAAGGACGCCGAGCTGTTCTCGGTCATCTCGGGCTTCGACGCCGCGTACACGGCCTACAACCAGTTCCAGAACGGGCTGGAACGCTACTGGACGATGCGTCACCTCGAGCAGGCGGGCCTGACCGAGCTGGAGGCCGCGGTGATGAAGGACGGGCTGGTCCGCGCCGACACGCTGCCGCTGGTGTTCCGGGCCCTCGGCTGCGAGTCGCTGCCGCGCGGAGCGCGGGTGCGCGTGCGCATCACAGGGGCCGACCTGCTCACGCTGGAGTTGCACGCCAGCCTCGTCGCCCGGCTCGACGATCCGGCGACGCCGGCCGACGATGCGCCGGTCGATGCCGAGGAGGCCGACGAAGCGGCCGAGGCCGCCGCGCCGCTCGCGCTGGCGATCGACCTGCAGGATGGCGACAATGCCGCCGACCCGGCCCCCTCCGGCGCCGCCTAG
- a CDS encoding transglycosylase domain-containing protein has product MKRLVRWLVLLALSAIALQGVFVLRIAMMRFVDPESTTFQRSEIWRLATERHEVLWSQRWQPYERIAATLKRAVIASEDASFTDHGGVDWEAIEKAWERNQRAEARAEKLQAQLESQQQRRAANARSAPPRPAPVAKIVGGSTISQQLAKNLFLSGERSLARKGQEFVITFMLEALLDKERILAIYLNNVEWGEGVFGAQAASRHYFRVDAGQLSAMQAARLAVMLPAPKRFEKRPGSAYVSGRAATIVSRMSAVELP; this is encoded by the coding sequence ATGAAGCGCCTGGTCCGCTGGCTGGTGCTGCTGGCCCTCAGCGCCATCGCCTTGCAAGGGGTGTTCGTGCTCCGCATCGCGATGATGCGTTTCGTCGATCCCGAGTCCACCACCTTCCAGCGCAGCGAGATCTGGCGCCTGGCGACCGAGCGCCACGAGGTCCTGTGGTCTCAGCGCTGGCAACCCTACGAGCGCATCGCCGCAACACTCAAGCGGGCGGTGATCGCGTCGGAAGACGCCAGCTTCACCGACCACGGCGGCGTGGACTGGGAAGCGATCGAGAAGGCCTGGGAGCGCAACCAGCGCGCCGAGGCACGCGCCGAGAAGCTGCAGGCACAGCTCGAGAGCCAGCAGCAGCGGCGGGCGGCCAACGCCCGGTCGGCGCCGCCCCGCCCGGCCCCGGTGGCGAAGATCGTCGGCGGCTCGACCATCAGCCAACAGCTTGCGAAGAACCTGTTCCTGTCGGGCGAGCGCAGCCTTGCCCGCAAGGGGCAGGAATTCGTCATCACCTTCATGCTCGAGGCGCTGCTCGACAAGGAACGCATCCTGGCGATCTACCTGAACAACGTCGAGTGGGGCGAAGGTGTGTTCGGCGCGCAGGCTGCGTCCCGCCACTATTTCCGCGTCGATGCCGGCCAGCTGAGCGCGATGCAGGCAGCTCGCCTGGCCGTGATGCTGCCGGCCCCCAAGCGCTTCGAGAAGCGCCCCGGCTCGGCCTATGTCAGCGGTCGCGCTGCGACCATCGTGTCGCGCATGTCGGCGGTCGAACTGCCCTGA
- a CDS encoding DUF6152 family protein produces the protein MKRRHLMLAACAGAVLPLRGQAHHGWSRFDQGRPIYLEGRAVRVAWRNPHVELDLEVASDLRLPADLAKRPLPAQSAQVDGPGLLAAAVLPTRKDRLWHVELAPLTRMEAWKVAEIRPGTSLALLGFTFGGEQGEAVLRAEYLFVAGQAYGLRSSPA, from the coding sequence ATGAAACGTCGCCACCTGATGCTCGCCGCGTGCGCCGGCGCGGTGCTGCCGCTGCGGGGGCAGGCCCACCACGGCTGGAGCCGCTTCGACCAGGGCCGCCCGATCTACCTCGAGGGGCGCGCGGTCCGGGTCGCTTGGCGCAACCCGCACGTGGAACTCGACCTGGAGGTAGCGTCCGACCTGCGCCTGCCTGCCGACTTGGCAAAGCGCCCGCTGCCCGCGCAGAGCGCCCAGGTCGACGGGCCCGGGCTGCTGGCCGCGGCGGTGCTGCCGACGCGCAAGGACCGGCTGTGGCATGTGGAACTCGCACCGCTGACGCGCATGGAGGCCTGGAAGGTCGCCGAAATCCGACCCGGTACCTCACTGGCCCTGCTGGGCTTCACCTTCGGTGGCGAACAGGGCGAGGCCGTGCTGCGGGCCGAGTATCTGTTCGTGGCCGGGCAGGCCTACGGCCTGCGGTCGTCGCCGGCCTGA
- a CDS encoding energy transducer TonB, whose protein sequence is MKLIPQRWAERLRRLTALHVALLISFGVHAVLLTVRFVDPEGFNRVFKDTPLEVILVNARSTEPPLKAQAIAQAALAGGGEAQAGRATSPLPPSALTEVGDSLEDARQQIQSLQEQQMQLLAQIRRELARLPPPDPQRDEGSPDARAQAEQRQQMLQMLAEIEKRINDANARPKKRYVSPSTSEAVYAVYYDVLRRKIEERGTLNFPEDKGRKLYGELTMIVTVDALGQVLDTEIVQSSGQRTLDRRAQAIVRAASPFGPFTDAMRKQADQIVVVSRFRFTRDEGFETRLLQSSPQ, encoded by the coding sequence ATGAAGCTGATTCCGCAACGCTGGGCAGAGCGCCTCCGGCGACTCACCGCACTGCACGTCGCGCTGCTGATCTCCTTCGGTGTTCACGCGGTGCTGCTGACGGTGCGCTTCGTCGATCCGGAAGGCTTCAACCGCGTGTTCAAGGACACGCCGCTCGAGGTCATCCTGGTCAACGCGCGCTCGACCGAGCCGCCGCTGAAGGCGCAGGCGATCGCACAGGCCGCGCTGGCGGGCGGCGGCGAGGCCCAGGCCGGCCGCGCCACCTCGCCGCTGCCACCGTCCGCCCTGACCGAGGTCGGCGATTCGCTGGAAGACGCGCGCCAGCAGATCCAGTCGCTGCAGGAGCAGCAGATGCAGCTGCTGGCGCAGATCCGCCGCGAGCTGGCGCGCCTGCCGCCGCCCGACCCGCAACGCGACGAGGGGAGCCCGGACGCCCGCGCCCAGGCCGAACAGCGCCAGCAGATGCTGCAGATGCTGGCCGAGATCGAGAAGCGCATCAACGACGCCAATGCCCGTCCGAAGAAGCGCTACGTGAGCCCGTCGACCAGCGAGGCGGTGTACGCCGTCTACTACGACGTGCTGCGCCGCAAGATCGAGGAACGCGGCACCCTGAACTTCCCCGAGGACAAGGGCCGCAAGCTCTACGGCGAGCTGACGATGATCGTCACCGTCGACGCGCTCGGCCAGGTGCTCGACACGGAGATCGTCCAGAGCTCGGGCCAGCGCACGCTCGATCGTCGCGCTCAGGCCATCGTGCGCGCGGCATCGCCGTTCGGCCCCTTCACCGACGCGATGCGCAAGCAGGCCGACCAGATCGTCGTCGTGTCGCGCTTCCGCTTCACGCGAGACGAGGGCTTCGAGACGCGGCTCCTGCAGTCGTCGCCGCAATGA
- the thiD gene encoding bifunctional hydroxymethylpyrimidine kinase/phosphomethylpyrimidine kinase, producing MNTIAPSATEPTEPAASDAPPACVMSFNASDPSGAGGLAGDISTIAAMGAHALPVVTAIVMRDTAEVFESHEIEADTIVEQARSILEDVTISAWKVGFLGSAEGVAGVAEVLSDYPDVPLVAYLTSVSWLEEDDQQAYQDAYRELILPATEVLVGNQQTLVDFLLPEWEAERPPSARELAVAAGELGARYVLVTGIALPASRGAEAQVDNVLASPQGAITGEKFERFDATFLGAGETLAAALASLLASGQDLHLAVSEALSFLDQALDAGFRPGMGNVVPDRFFWALPEAEPGAEEEGLMGEPATDELPSAERGPRRIH from the coding sequence ATGAACACGATCGCGCCCAGCGCTACCGAACCCACCGAGCCCGCTGCGAGCGACGCGCCGCCGGCGTGCGTGATGAGCTTCAACGCCAGCGACCCGAGTGGTGCCGGCGGGCTGGCCGGCGACATCTCCACCATCGCCGCGATGGGCGCACACGCCCTGCCCGTTGTCACCGCCATCGTGATGCGCGATACCGCCGAGGTCTTCGAATCGCACGAGATCGAGGCCGACACCATCGTCGAGCAGGCCCGCAGCATCCTCGAGGACGTGACCATCTCGGCGTGGAAGGTCGGCTTTCTCGGCAGCGCCGAGGGCGTGGCCGGCGTGGCCGAAGTGCTGAGCGACTACCCCGACGTGCCGCTGGTCGCCTACCTGACCAGCGTGTCCTGGCTCGAAGAAGACGACCAGCAGGCCTACCAGGACGCCTACCGCGAGCTGATCCTGCCGGCCACCGAGGTCCTGGTCGGCAACCAGCAGACCCTGGTCGACTTCCTGTTGCCCGAATGGGAGGCCGAACGGCCGCCCTCGGCCCGCGAGCTGGCGGTCGCCGCGGGCGAGCTCGGCGCCCGCTACGTGCTGGTGACCGGCATCGCCCTGCCCGCCAGCCGCGGGGCCGAGGCCCAGGTCGACAATGTGCTGGCGTCGCCGCAAGGCGCGATCACCGGGGAGAAGTTCGAGCGCTTCGACGCCACCTTCCTCGGAGCCGGCGAAACCCTGGCCGCCGCACTGGCCTCGCTGCTGGCAAGCGGCCAGGATCTCCACCTCGCGGTCTCGGAGGCGCTCAGCTTCCTCGACCAGGCGCTGGACGCCGGGTTCCGCCCCGGCATGGGCAATGTGGTCCCCGATCGCTTCTTCTGGGCGCTGCCGGAAGCCGAGCCCGGCGCCGAGGAAGAGGGACTGATGGGCGAGCCTGCCACCGACGAACTGCCGTCCGCCGAGCGCGGGCCGCGCCGCATCCACTGA
- the hemL gene encoding glutamate-1-semialdehyde 2,1-aminomutase: MADSRNASLFERARRSIPGGVNSPVRAFRAVGGTPRFIARADGAYLWDADGKRYIDYIGSWGPMILGHGHPAVLEAVQKAATEGFSFGAPTEREVELAEEILKLVPSAEQVRLVSSGTEAAMSALRLARGATGRSKIVKFEGCYHGHADALLVKAGSGLATFGHPTSAGVPTEVVQHTLVLTYNDVTGLEAAFSAHGAEIACVMIEPIAGNMNFVRAGLPFMKRLRELCTQHGALLVFDEVMTGFRVALGGAQSLYAKAIPGFKPDLSVFGKVIGGGMPLAAFAGPRAIMEQLAPLGPVYQAGTLSGNPVATACGLATLREIQKPGFFESLAAGTRDLLDGLLHAATAAGVPMVGDCEGGMFGFFFPKTAQAALPQNYVEVMATDGERFNRYFHGMLDRGVYLAPALYEAGFVSAAHTPADIEATLAAARATLAAA; the protein is encoded by the coding sequence ATGGCCGACTCGCGCAATGCCAGCCTGTTCGAACGGGCCCGCCGCAGCATCCCCGGGGGCGTGAACTCGCCGGTCCGCGCCTTCCGCGCAGTCGGCGGTACGCCGCGTTTCATCGCCCGGGCCGACGGCGCCTACCTGTGGGACGCCGACGGCAAGCGCTACATCGACTACATCGGCTCCTGGGGACCGATGATCCTCGGTCACGGCCACCCCGCCGTGCTGGAGGCCGTGCAGAAGGCAGCAACCGAGGGCTTCAGCTTCGGCGCCCCGACGGAGCGCGAGGTGGAACTGGCCGAGGAGATCCTGAAACTGGTCCCCAGTGCCGAGCAGGTGCGCCTGGTCAGCTCGGGCACCGAGGCGGCGATGAGCGCGTTGCGGCTGGCGCGCGGCGCGACTGGGCGCTCGAAGATTGTCAAGTTCGAGGGCTGCTACCACGGCCATGCCGACGCGCTTCTGGTGAAGGCCGGCTCGGGGCTCGCGACCTTCGGCCACCCCACCTCGGCCGGCGTGCCTACCGAGGTGGTGCAGCACACGCTGGTGTTGACCTACAACGACGTGACGGGCCTCGAGGCGGCTTTCAGTGCGCACGGCGCCGAGATCGCCTGCGTGATGATCGAGCCGATCGCCGGCAACATGAATTTCGTGCGGGCCGGCCTCCCGTTCATGAAGCGGCTGCGCGAGCTGTGCACGCAGCACGGGGCGCTGCTGGTGTTCGACGAAGTGATGACGGGCTTTCGCGTCGCGCTCGGCGGCGCCCAGAGCCTGTATGCGAAGGCGATTCCCGGCTTCAAGCCCGACCTCAGCGTGTTCGGCAAGGTCATCGGCGGCGGCATGCCGCTCGCGGCTTTCGCCGGGCCGCGCGCCATCATGGAACAGCTCGCACCGCTCGGCCCGGTCTACCAGGCCGGCACGCTGAGCGGCAACCCGGTCGCCACCGCGTGCGGCCTGGCCACGCTGCGCGAGATCCAGAAGCCGGGCTTCTTCGAATCGCTGGCAGCGGGCACGCGCGACCTGCTCGACGGACTGCTGCACGCGGCCACTGCGGCTGGCGTGCCGATGGTGGGCGACTGCGAGGGCGGCATGTTCGGCTTCTTTTTCCCGAAGACGGCGCAAGCCGCGCTGCCGCAGAACTATGTCGAGGTGATGGCCACCGACGGCGAGCGCTTCAACCGCTATTTCCACGGCATGCTCGACCGCGGCGTGTATCTGGCGCCGGCTCTCTACGAAGCCGGCTTCGTCAGCGCCGCGCACACGCCGGCCGACATCGAGGCGACGCTCGCCGCGGCCCGCGCCACGCTGGCAGCGGCCTGA
- a CDS encoding D-hexose-6-phosphate mutarotase: MAMTEVLGQAAVVLRTADGAEATVLLHGAHVVSWRPAGLPEQLYLSPRAQAGPGQAVRGGIPVIFPQFERRGPLPRHGFARDRAWTLVEHGPQRQHTQAVLSLTDTDATRAVWPHAFEAELTVSLSGRALEMELAVLNTGDRAFEFTAALHTYLRCDDVREARVSGLLGGDFEDSLRGTTHRQEIEPQAIVGEIDRIYWNVVSPVVLQAPQRRVSISAEGFPDRVLWNPGAEKAAAMADLPDDDWLQMLCIETACIGRPVPLAAGQEWFARQTLQA; this comes from the coding sequence ATGGCGATGACCGAGGTGCTCGGCCAGGCGGCTGTGGTCCTGCGGACCGCGGACGGCGCCGAGGCGACGGTGCTGCTGCACGGTGCCCATGTGGTGTCGTGGCGACCTGCGGGCCTGCCGGAGCAGCTCTATCTCTCACCACGGGCGCAGGCCGGCCCCGGCCAGGCAGTGCGGGGCGGCATCCCGGTGATCTTTCCGCAGTTCGAACGCCGCGGGCCCTTGCCGCGCCATGGGTTCGCACGCGATCGCGCGTGGACGCTGGTCGAGCACGGCCCGCAGCGCCAGCACACCCAGGCGGTGCTGAGCCTGACCGATACCGACGCCACCCGCGCGGTGTGGCCCCACGCGTTCGAGGCCGAACTGACCGTCAGCCTGTCGGGTCGCGCGCTGGAGATGGAACTGGCCGTGCTGAACACCGGCGATCGGGCCTTCGAGTTCACCGCCGCGCTGCACACCTACCTGCGCTGCGACGACGTGCGCGAGGCCCGCGTCTCGGGGCTGCTGGGCGGTGACTTCGAGGACAGCCTGCGCGGCACAACGCACCGCCAGGAGATCGAGCCGCAGGCGATCGTCGGCGAAATCGATCGCATCTACTGGAACGTCGTGTCGCCGGTGGTGCTGCAGGCGCCGCAGCGGCGCGTCTCCATCAGCGCGGAAGGCTTCCCGGACCGCGTGCTCTGGAACCCCGGCGCCGAGAAGGCGGCAGCGATGGCCGACCTGCCCGACGACGACTGGCTGCAGATGCTGTGCATCGAGACCGCCTGCATCGGCCGGCCCGTGCCGCTGGCCGCGGGCCAGGAGTGGTTCGCTCGACAGACCCTGCAGGCCTGA
- the aroE gene encoding shikimate dehydrogenase produces the protein MKDRADAAARDRYAVAGHPVEHSRSPFIHARFAALTGEPIDYGRLPCPLDGFAATVSAFAASTGTGLGPARGCNVTVPFKFEAVALAAQLTPRAALAQAANTLRFDAEGWQADNTDGAGLVRDITVHAGVALQGATLLLVGAGGAAAGVLGPLLETGPQRLVLANRSPDRARTLVERHAALAALHGVTLEAAALDDCGDGYDIVVNATAASLAGATVPVTARVLRPGALALDMMYGPAAQGFLRWAAAHGAHGRDGLGMLVEQAAESFWFWRGVRPPTPAVLAELRAVIEGADT, from the coding sequence ATGAAGGACCGCGCGGACGCCGCGGCCCGCGATCGCTACGCGGTCGCCGGCCACCCGGTCGAGCACAGCCGCTCACCGTTCATTCATGCGCGATTCGCCGCGCTGACGGGAGAGCCGATCGACTACGGCCGGCTGCCTTGCCCGCTCGATGGCTTCGCCGCCACCGTGAGCGCCTTTGCGGCATCGACCGGCACCGGGCTCGGGCCGGCGCGCGGCTGCAACGTCACGGTGCCATTCAAGTTCGAGGCCGTCGCGCTCGCCGCGCAGCTCACACCGCGCGCCGCACTGGCCCAGGCGGCCAACACCCTGCGCTTCGATGCCGAAGGCTGGCAGGCCGACAACACCGACGGCGCCGGGCTGGTGCGCGACATCACGGTCCATGCCGGCGTTGCGTTGCAAGGCGCCACACTGCTGCTGGTCGGCGCCGGCGGCGCGGCGGCCGGCGTGCTGGGGCCGCTCCTCGAGACCGGGCCGCAACGGCTGGTGCTGGCGAATCGCTCGCCCGACAGGGCCCGCACGCTGGTCGAGCGCCATGCGGCGCTGGCGGCGCTGCATGGCGTGACGCTCGAGGCGGCCGCGCTGGACGACTGCGGCGACGGCTACGACATCGTCGTCAACGCCACCGCCGCCAGCCTCGCCGGGGCCACGGTGCCGGTCACCGCGCGCGTGCTGCGCCCCGGCGCACTGGCCCTGGACATGATGTACGGGCCCGCAGCGCAGGGCTTTCTGCGCTGGGCGGCGGCGCACGGCGCACACGGCCGTGACGGCCTGGGCATGCTGGTCGAGCAGGCAGCAGAGTCGTTCTGGTTCTGGCGCGGCGTGCGCCCGCCGACGCCGGCCGTGCTGGCCGAATTGCGTGCCGTCATCGAAGGGGCCGACACATGA